The DNA sequence ACGACTGGGCGGTGATGTGTGACCTCATCGACTACGTCTGCGAGGGCTGGGACGAGCCCGACGCGGGCATCTGGGAGGTCCGAAACGATCCACAGCAGTTCGTCTACTCGAAGGTCATGTGCTGGACGGCGCTGGACCGCGGAATCAAGCTCGCCGAGGCCGCCGACGGCATCGACGCGCCACTCGAGCGCTGGCGGACGTGTCGCGCGGACGTTCAAGCGGCGATCCTCGAGCGCGGGTTCAGCGAGCGGACGAACAGCTTCGTCCGGGCGTTTGGCGACGAAGACACACTGGATTCGGCGAATCTGCTCGTCCCGGTCGTCGGCTTCCTCCCGCCCGACGACGAGCGCGTTCAGGGGACGATCGACGCGACGATCGACCGGCTGGTGACCGACGACGGCCTCGTCCGGCGCTACGAGGGCGACGACGGACTTCCGGGCACCGACAGCCCGTTCGCCGTCAGTTCGTTCTGGCTCGTCACCGCCCTCGCGCTCGCGGGGCGAACCGAGGAGGCGACCGAGCACTTCGAGGCGATCCTCGAGTACGCCAGCCCACTCGGACTGCTGGCAGAGGCGGTCGACCCGGAGACGGGTGACCAGCGCGGCAATTTCCCGCAGGCGTACAGCCACATCGGACTCATCAACAGCGCGCTCGCGCTGGCCGACGCCGACCGCTCGAGCGCCGAATCGTCGGCGCCGCTCAGCCGCGAGGAGTCGCTCGAGGATCTCGACTCGAGCGAGGAGATCATCAGCCGACCGACCGACACGGAGTGAGAGACAATGAGTGACGACAGACACGACACGACAGACGAACCGACCGCCGTCACGACCGACGCGCGCGATCGCCGCTCGCGGGCCGATGGCGGTGAGAGGACCGACACTGACGGACAGGGTGATGGAAACGGCGACTCGATGCGTCCAGGCGACATGATGCTCGCCCATCCGACGAAGGAGGTGTGGCCGCAGTACGCCATCATCTCGCTCGGCCTCTGGCTTATCGCAAGCACGCCGACACTGGGTTACGAGAGCGTGCTGATGGGCTGGAACGGCGTGATCAGCGGCATCGTCCTCATCGCGCTGGCCGGGCTCACGATCTATCGTGAGAGCGGCTACGCCAACTACGCCAACGGCTTCGTCGGCCTGTGGCTGGTGTTCGCGCCGATCGTCTTCTGGGCGCCGACGGCGGCTGCCTATGCCAACCACTCCCTCGTGGGCGTCATGGTGATCACGTTCTCGGTCCTGATCGTGATGCGCTCGGAGATGGAGGGACCCGCCGTCCCACCGGGCTGGTCGTACAACCCCTCGACGGGTGCCCAGCGCGCCCCGCTGATCGCGCTCGGCGTTTTCGGCTTCTTCGCCTCATGGTACATGGCCGCCTTCCAGCTGGGCTACATCGGTAGCGTCTGGGACCCACTCTACGGGTCGGGTACCGAGCAGATCCTCACGTCGAAAGTGTCGAAGGCGTTTCCCGTCTCCGACGCCGGGCTCGGTGCGGTGGCCTACTCGGTCGAGGCGCTGATGGGCTTCATGGGCGATCGGCGGCGCTGGCGCACCATGCCGTGGATGGTCGCGTTCTTCGGCGTCGTCGTGATCCCGCTCGGCTTCGTCCAGGTGCTGCTGGTCATCATGCAACCGATCATGGTCGGAACGTGGTGTTCCCTCTGTCTCCTCTCGGCTTTCGGCATGCTGTGGATGATCTCGCTGACGGTCGACGAGGTCGTCGCGATGGGACAGTACCTCGTCCGGCTGACGCGCCAGGGCGATAGCCTCTGGACCGCCTTCTGGATGGGCGGGACGATCACCGAAGACGAGTCGGGCGTCGACGAGGCCTCTGAGCGACCGATCGGCGAGTCGCCGATCGGCGAGCCGTTCTGGGGCGTCTCGATCCCGTGGACGCTGCTGGCCGCGATGGCGCTCGGCGCGTGGCTCATGCTCTCGCCGACCGTCTTCGGGACAACCGGGGTCATGGCCGACAGTAGCCACCTCGTCGGCTCGCTGGTCGTCTCCTTCACCGTGATCGCGACCGCGGAACCCGCCCGCGCGATCCGGTTCCTGAACGTCCCGCTGGCTGCGTGGATCGCCGTCGCCCCGTGGCTGGCGACCGGTGTCCCGACGATCGCCGCGATCAACGCCGTCGTCGTCGGCGCGCTCGTCGTGCTCGTCAGCGTCCCGCGCGGCCCGATCGCCGATCGCTACGGCGGCTGGGAGCGGTATGCCACACTCGAGACGGTCGACCGACTGAACCCGCTCAGTAGCTAACCATGTCTGAATCCACTGATTCGGAAGTCGTCGTCGTCACGGGCGCATCGGCCGGCGTCGGGCGAGCCACCGCTCGCGCGTTCGCCGAGCGTGGTGCGAAGATCGGGCTGCTCGCACGCGGCGAGGATGGCCTCGAGGGCGCACGCGAGGACGTCGAACAGGCCGGCGGCGAGGCGGTGGTCGTCCCAACGGACGTGGCCGACCCCGATGCGGTCGAGGCCGCGGCCGAGGTCGTCGAGGACGCGTTCGGCCCGATCGACGTCTGGGTGAACAACGCGATGGTTTCGGTGTTCTCGCCGGCCGCGGAGATGTCTGCCGACGACTACCGTCGCGTCACCGAGGTCACGTACCTGGGCTACGTTTACGGGACGCAGGCCGCACTCGAGCGGATGCGCCCCCGCGACGAGGGAACGATCGTGCAGGTCGGCTCGGCGCTGGCGTATCGGGGAATCCCCCTGCAATCCGCGTACTGCGGCGCGAAACACGCGATTCAGGGCTTTACCGAGTCCATCCGGACAGAACTCATCCACGACGACTGTGACGTCCAGCTGTCGATGGTGCAGATGCCCGCGATGAACACCCCGCAGTTCGAGTGGTCGAAAAGCCGGATGTCGAAGAAACCACAGCCGGTGCCGCCGATCTACCAGCCGAAAGTCGCCGCGCGTGCGATCCGGTGGGCTGTCGATCATGACAAAGACGAACTGTGGGTCGCCCGGTCGACAGTGAAAGCGATCCTCGGCAACCGCATCATGCCGCGGCGACTCGACAACTATCTCGCACGCGGCGGGTACGACTCACAGTTGACGGACGAACCGATCGATCCCGACCGAGAGCACAACCTTCACGAGCCGGTAGCGGGGGATTTCGGCGCTCACGGCCCGTTCGGCGGCCAAGCGCGCGATCGAAGCTACCAGCTGCAGGCATCGATGCATCGGCGAGCGCTCACTTTGCTCGCCGGCCTCGTGGCTGTGATCCTGGGCGTCCTGCTTGGCCGGCGGGCCGCGTCGACCGACGCCGAGTGAGTGGCGGCCTGACCGTCGTGCTTTTTGCACTTCTATTCAAATGGATCACTAGTCACGTCAGATGCCATCGACGCGCCCCCGCACGTCCGTCGTCCTCCTCGTACTGGTCCTCGCCGGAGCGCTGGTGACAAGCGGCCTCGCCGGCCCGGTCCTTGCAGCCAGCGCGACCGCGGCTTCCGACGGAACGACCGCCGCCAGTGCCGATCGAGCCGAACTGACCCCGCGTCTGAACTCGGCCACGACAACGAACGCGGCGATCACCCCACCGGACGACCGCCCCGCGAACCCATCGACCGAAGACACCGTCGGTTACGTCGAAGGCTACTGGTACGACGACGAGCTGCCCGTCGACGACCAATCGGACGCGGTCGTCGACGACGATGACCTCGAGCCCGTCGTCTACCGAGCGATGGCCCGTGTCGAGCGGATTCGAAATCTGACCTTCAAAGACGAGGTCGCAGTCGACGTCGTCTCCCGTGAGACCTACCAGCAGACGAACGACGACCGCTTCGAGAACTACACGACGGCGGAACGACTCGAGCAGAACGTCGGCTACGAAGCACTGTTTACCGTCGATCGGGACACGACGGCGGTCAACGCGACCAAGACAGTGTACGGCGGTGCCGTCAAGGGCTACTACGACCCCGAGACCGACGAGATCGTCATCGTCTCCGAAAACCCCGAAACGCCGGAACTGGACGAACTCACGCTCGGCCACGAGCTCGTCCACGCGCTGCAGGACCAGCGATTCAACCTCTCGGAACTCACCGACTCGACACAGGACGGTTCCCTGGCGACGAAAGGGGTCGTCGAAGGCGACGCGAGCTGGGTCGAACGTGAGTACGAGAGTCGTTGTAGCGTCGAGTGGGACTGTCTCACCCCCCGTAGCCAGGGAGCGGGCCAGTTCGACGTCAACTGGGGTATCTACTTCGCCATCTACCAGCCCTACAGCGACGGCCCCGACTACATCGACCACCTGCGTCAGCAGGGCGACGGATGGTCGGCAGTCAACGCAGCCTACGACGAGCCGCCGGCGACCACCGCCGCGGTTATCCATCCCGGCTCCGAGCGCGAACCGGAAACGGTCGCGATCCCCGACCGCTCGAGCGACGGCTGGCGACAGCTCACCGTCGACGGCGTGGTGGCAAACGACACCATCGGCGAAGCGGGGATGGTCGCGATGTTCGCCGCCGACGCGATGAATCAGGATCAGCCGTCGGTGCTCGACGCGACCGATCTCGATGTCCTGGGCGGCGGTCGCGGCTTCAACTACGATCACGCGGTCACCGACGGCTGGGCCGGCGATACGCTAGTCATCTACACCACCGACGAAATCGACAACGAGAGCGATCCCGCCGCTGCAGCGGGCCGAGCCGGCTACGTCTGGCGAACGGAGTGGCAGTCGACCGAGGATACCGGCGAGTTCCTCGAGGGATACCGGGAACTCCTCGAGAACCACGGTGCCGAGCCCGTCGTCGCCCGTCAGAACACCTTCGTGATCGACGATGGTGGCTACGCCGGCGCGTACTATATCGAGCGAAACGGGACGACGGCGACGGTCGTCCGCGCCCCGTCGGTGGCAGCGCTGTCGAACGTCGACGCCGGTGCCGCCCCCGACGCGACTCCCGGCTTCGGCGTGACGGCTGCGGTCGGCGCGATCGCAGTTACGTTGTTCGGAACGGGGGCCTGGCTTGCCGTCGGTCGCAAGCGATAGCGACCCGCCGTGCGAGCGACATCTCAGTTTTAATCAATGGCGAAACAGGTGCGAAAGCTGACTGTCGGAAGCTGTACGTCAGCCCCGGACGCCGGCAGACGGGTAGCTTTTTTGCCTCCCGCGGGAAATCGGCGATATGTCAAATCCGTTCGGAACCGTGCCCTCGAAGGCCATTCTCGAGGGGGACGCGACTGACGCCTACTTCGAGCGCACGCGAGCGACGCTCGAGCACGCGGGGAAAAACCCCCACGTCGTCGCCGAAGTGACCGCAGACCAGTTCTCGACCGGGGCGTTCGAGGTCTTCACCGGCGTCAAAGACGTGGCCACGCTGTTCGAGGGCCGCGCCGTCGATATCGACGCGCTTCCCGACGGCCAGTTGTTCGACGGCGGTCCCGTTCTCCGAATCGAAGGCCCGTACCTCGAGTTCGCCGCACTCGAGACCTCGATGCTCGGCTTCCTGTCGCAGCCGAGTGGCTTCGCGACGGCGGCACTCGAGGCCAGACTGGCAGCGCCCGAGTCGATGGTGTTGTCGTTCGGCGCGCGCCACGTCCACCCGTCGATCGCAGCGACGGTCGAACGCGCGGCGTTGCTCGCTGGCCTCGATGGGTTCTCACACGTCGCAGCAGGGGATATCCTCGGCCGCGAGGCAGGCGGAACGATGCCCCACGCGCTCATGTTCTGTTTCGGCGAGGGCAATCAGGCCGAGGCCTGGACGGCGTTCGATGAGGCTGTCGGCGAGGACGTGCCGCGGATCGCGCTGGTCGACACCTTCTGGGACGAGAAAAGCGAGAGTCTGCTAGCTGCCGAGACGCTCGGCGACGACCTGGATGGCGTCCGCATCGACACGACTGGCTCCCGACGTGGTGATTTCCGACACATCATCCGAGAAGTGCGCTGGGACCTCGACGCGCGAGGATACGATGACGTCGATATCTTCTGTAGCGGCGGACTCACCCCCGAAACGATCCGGGAACTGCGCGACGTCGCCGACGGCTTCGGCGTCGGCAGCCACATCACCGGTGCCGATTCGATCGACTTCAGTCTCGACATCGTCGAAATAGAAGGCGAACCCATCTCCAAGCGGGGCAAACTTTCCGGCGTCAAAGACATCTACCGAATGCCCAACGGCGGCCACCACGTCACGCTGGCCAACCGCGACGGACCGACCGAGGGCGAGTCGCTGCTCGAACCACTGGTCCGCGACGGCGAGATCGTCCGCGAGTTCGAGCTGGATGCGGCGGCCGAACGATGTTTGGCCGACGCCGAAGCGGTCGGTTTCAACCGATAGACGCCGGCACGCGACCGATAGCAGCCTGAGCCGGACTGTACGCGAGCGCGGAAGTACGTCAACGAAGGTAGGATACTTGGCTTTTTATCGGACGCGGGAAAACCGATCATCGATGGTCGCCGCCTCCGAAGCTCCGCACTCTCGAATCGCGACGCAGCTTGCGAGCCGCCTCGTCATCGTCTTTGCGATCGGTGGTGTCTGTACGGTGATCCTCCTGCCGGGGCCGACACTGCTCTCGATCCCGTTGATTCTCGTCGTCAATCTGGCCGTCCTCTGGTTTACCGTCCACTCCGTGTTCGCGGCGCTGAACGCGCTGCTCGAGGTCAAACTCGAGCGGCTGGATCGAGCAGCCAAATCGGGCGACTAAGTCGAGAGATGGGTGAGAAACACGCTGCTCTTGATACAGCAAGCGGCTCGGAGAATCGCGGCGCTATTCAGACCTGTTCGATGCTGCCGTCGGCCTCGCGTTCGCGGAAGACCTGCCCTTCGAACAGCGTGACGACGACGTCGTCGTTTTGCCACGCATCCGGCGCGAGTTTCGCTTTCCGGCAGGTGCGCTCGAGGTATTCGCGGGCGGTCCAGCCGTTTTCGACTGGGACCGTCGGATAGAGCCAGCCGCCCTCGCCGCCGTCGATGGCGATGCCGTGGGTACCGACCTCGAGATCGGCCAGCGGGTTGTCAGTCAACACGACATCGCCGACGATACAAACCGAGACCGTCAGGTTCGACAGTTCCGAGGGGCTGACTTCGGAGCCACAGGAGTCTCCACTGGCGGCTTCGATCGCCGCATCGACGATGACGTGGCCGAGCTGGTCGCCCGAGCGGTGGCCGCCCGCACAGCCACGCAGGCTGCCGCGGCCACGGGTCGACTCGAGGCGGACGAACGCCCCGGTTCGCTCGTAGAAGGCTTCGCGCATGCTGCCCGGTTGTTCTCGCTGCCCGTGTCGTACGTAAGAGTCGACGGCTTCGCGCGCGAGTTCGACCGCACGTGCACCGTCCTCGTAGGAAAGGTCGACGCCCTGTCCCTGGGACATACAGATAACCATGGCAGTAGTCGTCCTAAAGCGCTTCCATTCGTCGGTGGACGTTTTTTCGAGCCCCAATCGGGGGACTTATTCGGCAACCGCCCCTAGAATGACTGGGAGAGAGAGCCTGGCTGCCGCGATAGTCGTGCCGGCAACGGCGCGACTACCTTTCGTGGAGCGACTCGGAGAGTCGCTCCACGCACCTAACGTGATCCGTCCCTTCGGGACGCATCACGCTCGTAACGTTGGCCAACCCTCCGGGTTGCCTAACGCCCGCGAGGAAAGTCCCCCCACCTGTTCGGGCAGGTGACCGGATGCAAGTCCGGAGCGGGAGACCGCTGGCTCTGGAACAGAAACGACACGTCTCGGCCCGACCGATGATGCGCGCGAACCTGACCGAGAGGAAGGGGAGCTAACCCGCAGAGGAAAGCGTGGTCGCATGTTGCTCGCGGTTGAACTCCGCAGGTCACGCTCGACGTGACCGACCACGGACTGACGGCCGAGGATCGATGGAACGGCGAACCCTCACCGGTGCAAGTCCGCGCCGTGGTAGCCCGAACACCCCGCGGCCTCGCCGCGGACGGCGCGGACGCTTAGCCGAATGCCGGGATGAACAGAAGGGGGCTTACTCCTCTCACCCAGTTTTCGATCGTGAGTTGCGACGCTGTCGCTCGAGCGCTCGCTAGATACCGCACGGTATTGAGCTGAAGAGAAACGTCCTGACGGAGTCCAACGCGAACGAAGTGAGCGTTGGGCACGTCAGGACCGAACGCAAAAGCGAGTGCTGAACAACGTGAAGCACTCGCGATAAGTGAGCGTCCTGACGGAGATTTGAACTCCGGTCCCTGGCTCCGCAAGCCAAGAGGATAGTCCACTACCCTATCAGGACTCATCTCTACGTAACCCGCTTACCATTAAAGCCCTTTCGAAACGAAGCCGCCGCTGGCTGTCGATTCCTGCTGTCTGCCGACACGTCTCGAGGTGAGGTGTGTCACAGTAACTCGCCTGGAATTTATATACTGAGGGGAAGCCAGGGTGGGATATGGTTCCCTGCTCGAGCCCCGGCAGGTCGTGGCGTTTCCGTGCCGAGTTCACGACGACAGAACGGGTCGATCTGGCCAGTATGCGTACTGTACTCGTCGGACATTCCCGTACGGGAAAGCAGCGAATGGATAACGCTTATGCGCGGGCTACCCATGCACGAGCATAGAATGAGCGACATCGAGGGTGTATATGAGGACCTCGAGGCCGACGTTTCTCTCGAGGAGTTTCGCGAGGCCGTCGAGGCGAAAGTCGAGCAGATGGGGGGACTCGCGGACGAGGAGACGGCGGCGATGCTCGTCGCTCACGAAGTCGGCGAGAGCGAGGTCGGCGGCATCGCCGATATCGAACCCGGCATGGAAGAGGCGAAGTTCGTCGCCAAGGTAATCTCGATCGGTGAGAAACGGACCTTCGAGCGCGACAGCGAGGACGAGGACGGGCAGGTCGTCAACGTCGAAGTCGCGGACGAGACCGGGTCGGTGCGCGCGGCCTTCTGGGACGACCACGCCGAAGCTGCCATCGAGGAACTCGAGGAGGGGCAGGTCCTGCGGATCAAGGGCCGCCCCAAGGAGGGCTTTTCGGGCGTCGAGGTCAGCGTCGACGACGTCGAACCGGACGACGACACCGAAGTCGACGTGCAGGTCTCCGACACGTACGCGATCGAGGACCTCTCGCTTGGCCTCTCTGACGTCACCCTCATCGGCCTGCTTCTGGACACCGACAGCGTGCGCACGTTCGACCGCGACGACGGCTCCGAGGGGAAAGTCTCGAACCTCGTCCTCGGGGATTCCACCGGGCGCGTGCGCGTAACACTCTGGGACGAACAGGCCGACCTCGCCACGG is a window from the Natrinema sp. HArc-T2 genome containing:
- a CDS encoding vitamin K epoxide reductase family protein — encoded protein: MSDDRHDTTDEPTAVTTDARDRRSRADGGERTDTDGQGDGNGDSMRPGDMMLAHPTKEVWPQYAIISLGLWLIASTPTLGYESVLMGWNGVISGIVLIALAGLTIYRESGYANYANGFVGLWLVFAPIVFWAPTAAAYANHSLVGVMVITFSVLIVMRSEMEGPAVPPGWSYNPSTGAQRAPLIALGVFGFFASWYMAAFQLGYIGSVWDPLYGSGTEQILTSKVSKAFPVSDAGLGAVAYSVEALMGFMGDRRRWRTMPWMVAFFGVVVIPLGFVQVLLVIMQPIMVGTWCSLCLLSAFGMLWMISLTVDEVVAMGQYLVRLTRQGDSLWTAFWMGGTITEDESGVDEASERPIGESPIGEPFWGVSIPWTLLAAMALGAWLMLSPTVFGTTGVMADSSHLVGSLVVSFTVIATAEPARAIRFLNVPLAAWIAVAPWLATGVPTIAAINAVVVGALVVLVSVPRGPIADRYGGWERYATLETVDRLNPLSS
- a CDS encoding SDR family oxidoreductase, whose product is MSESTDSEVVVVTGASAGVGRATARAFAERGAKIGLLARGEDGLEGAREDVEQAGGEAVVVPTDVADPDAVEAAAEVVEDAFGPIDVWVNNAMVSVFSPAAEMSADDYRRVTEVTYLGYVYGTQAALERMRPRDEGTIVQVGSALAYRGIPLQSAYCGAKHAIQGFTESIRTELIHDDCDVQLSMVQMPAMNTPQFEWSKSRMSKKPQPVPPIYQPKVAARAIRWAVDHDKDELWVARSTVKAILGNRIMPRRLDNYLARGGYDSQLTDEPIDPDREHNLHEPVAGDFGAHGPFGGQARDRSYQLQASMHRRALTLLAGLVAVILGVLLGRRAASTDAE
- a CDS encoding Hvo_1808 family surface protein, with amino-acid sequence MPSTRPRTSVVLLVLVLAGALVTSGLAGPVLAASATAASDGTTAASADRAELTPRLNSATTTNAAITPPDDRPANPSTEDTVGYVEGYWYDDELPVDDQSDAVVDDDDLEPVVYRAMARVERIRNLTFKDEVAVDVVSRETYQQTNDDRFENYTTAERLEQNVGYEALFTVDRDTTAVNATKTVYGGAVKGYYDPETDEIVIVSENPETPELDELTLGHELVHALQDQRFNLSELTDSTQDGSLATKGVVEGDASWVEREYESRCSVEWDCLTPRSQGAGQFDVNWGIYFAIYQPYSDGPDYIDHLRQQGDGWSAVNAAYDEPPATTAAVIHPGSEREPETVAIPDRSSDGWRQLTVDGVVANDTIGEAGMVAMFAADAMNQDQPSVLDATDLDVLGGGRGFNYDHAVTDGWAGDTLVIYTTDEIDNESDPAAAAGRAGYVWRTEWQSTEDTGEFLEGYRELLENHGAEPVVARQNTFVIDDGGYAGAYYIERNGTTATVVRAPSVAALSNVDAGAAPDATPGFGVTAAVGAIAVTLFGTGAWLAVGRKR
- a CDS encoding nicotinate phosphoribosyltransferase, whose product is MSNPFGTVPSKAILEGDATDAYFERTRATLEHAGKNPHVVAEVTADQFSTGAFEVFTGVKDVATLFEGRAVDIDALPDGQLFDGGPVLRIEGPYLEFAALETSMLGFLSQPSGFATAALEARLAAPESMVLSFGARHVHPSIAATVERAALLAGLDGFSHVAAGDILGREAGGTMPHALMFCFGEGNQAEAWTAFDEAVGEDVPRIALVDTFWDEKSESLLAAETLGDDLDGVRIDTTGSRRGDFRHIIREVRWDLDARGYDDVDIFCSGGLTPETIRELRDVADGFGVGSHITGADSIDFSLDIVEIEGEPISKRGKLSGVKDIYRMPNGGHHVTLANRDGPTEGESLLEPLVRDGEIVREFELDAAAERCLADAEAVGFNR
- a CDS encoding TIGR00296 family protein, producing the protein MSQGQGVDLSYEDGARAVELAREAVDSYVRHGQREQPGSMREAFYERTGAFVRLESTRGRGSLRGCAGGHRSGDQLGHVIVDAAIEAASGDSCGSEVSPSELSNLTVSVCIVGDVVLTDNPLADLEVGTHGIAIDGGEGGWLYPTVPVENGWTAREYLERTCRKAKLAPDAWQNDDVVVTLFEGQVFREREADGSIEQV